A stretch of DNA from Bradyrhizobium algeriense:
CTTCATCTATAAGGTCGACCCGCTAAAGAAAGACGCGGCCAGGTTGACGGAAACCCTCTCACTCACAGTGGCAGCACCGTGATACGCCGCTTCAGCGGACCGTCAGGCCAATCGGAATTACGGTGACAGACCGGCGAGTTTTCGCCCAGCAATGCCCGCTGGCAGGTTGCGAGGTGGTATCTGCGGCGGCGATCGACCGCGCGGACACGTTGACGGTGCCCTTGACGACTTGCAGGGCTAATCGGGATGCGGAACCATGATTTAGATCAAGATGGTCGCTCGACAGCCGCCCAACGAATTCGCACAGTAAAGTTGTTCAACCCGTTTTTCTGGGCTGGACTCTTCGCGGCTGGGTCGCCGCGCTGGGGTCACCACCGCGATCCCAACCCTGCCGCCGCTTGCCGTTCGGTGATCTGGAGCATGTCACCATGAAACGCCGTCTCGCTGCTTTCGCAATCGTCGCCAGCCTGTACGCACCGGTTGCGCCCGCCAACGATGCCTTGGAGGCCAAGGTGCGGGCCTACGTTCCGGTCGTCTCCCTCGCCAAAGTATGTGACATCAGGATCAATGACGCCACCTCGGGTGACCACCGCGCCATGCTCGAAGCGGTGAAATCCGACCCGAACGCCAACAAGCTCGCCTACCGCCTCCATTACGAAACGCAGACGGCCTACATCAAGGCCCGCGACGGAGGTCAACGGGTCGCCTTCTGCAGGGACTTCATCGCAGCCAACAGCCAATACGCCAAGGCGCGCTTTACCGCCGTGGTCGAGGGCCACATGAGCGACGTCAGCACTGGTGTGCAGAAAGCGATTGCCCACAACGTCTGCGGTGCTCCCCCCGTCAAGCTGTCCAAGGCCGACTGGAAACCGTACGCGCAGATCAAGAAGATGCTTCAGAACGAGCAAAAGTTGGCCAAGGAAAACGCCGAGACGAACGGCTGGAACGTCACCGAGGAAACAACGGCGGTCACGGAACAGTTCTGCGCGGCGGTAAAAACCCCATGAGCATCACCGCCCGGCGGCATTGAACCGGCGGCGGCCGGCATTCGCAGCTTTGATTGAAAATGGCGCGCCATGGTAAGATTTTGTGCGATTTGATGCGGCCCTTAACGTCAGTCGGACGCGGCAACCCGATGGCCTTCGCGCTCGGGATCGCCTTCAACCGCGTCTTCGCCGTGCGCGTCTGCCGGCGCCGGTGCGCCGCGGAATCGAATGACGATCGCGATGATGTCGACATCGACCTTGAGCAGATCGAGGTCGCGCGTCATCTCGCGTAGTTCCTGGCCCTTGCGGGCAAATTCCTCGGAGACGTCGATGGCCATGTTGCGCTCGGTGACCCCACCCGAACTGCCGACGAACATCTTGGCCTTGATCCACGTCAGCCGCGCCCGATGGGTATCGCGGGTGAACTTCTTTTCCACGAATTGCCGCCGGGCTTCAACATAGGCCGCCAGCAATTCCACGTCGGACATCTTGTACAGGGCTTCGGCTGAAAGGCTCATGGCACCGGACTGAGGCTTGTTGAGATCGTGGTGAACGCGCCAGGCGAACGCGCCGCCAGGGAATTTCGATCAGAACCTTGTCCCCAGAATATTTGACGCGCCGCCTCTCTACCAGACGGAATCTCTGCATGTATCATACCGGAATTCCGAATCAGCGGAGGGACCGGCCATGGCGAAAAACATGGTGCGAAAGCGCGCCAAAAAAGCACAACGGCGCAAACAGGTGGTGGCGCAGAAGCGACGGGCCGAGGCACTGGAGGCAGGTCTGCCCGCCCGTGTGCTCCGGGCCGCCCAGGGCCCATTCAACATTGCTTTCTTACCGAGTCCGTGTTCGACGTTGGTGTAGGGACGCTGGTTCTGGCGCGCGGCGCCACGCAGCACTACCTTGCGGCAGGTTCGTTTCTGATCGACGTGTTCTATCTCGGCATCAAGGATGTGATGTTCAAATCCCTCGAAAGCGAGGATTTCAAGATGTACATGGACTCGATGGAAGCCGGGTCGCCCATGGTTGCCGTCGATCCGGGTTACGCGCGCAAGCTGCTGCGCGATCTCGCCGTGTGGTCGCAATCGATAGGCTTTGCGCCGCACCGGGACTTCGCGGCGGTGGAGCCGATATTCGGCGACGTGAGCGCGGACGCCAGCGACGCGGTGTTTCGGTTCGGTCGCGACGGCAAGCCTGTCTATATGCCCGGCCCGGGCGATACCGCTGCCTCGATGCGGCGGCGGATCGAGCAACTGCAGAAGTATCTCGGCGATCACGGTTTTGAGACCGCGGCCTAAGATGTAAGCTTCAACGGCGCGTTACGGCGTTACGGTGGCAGTTAATCTGCCGCTGGCCCATTGCAATTGAGTGCACTGCAATTGAGTGCACTGTCAACGTAATCCCTGTACCAGCCTATCCAGAAGCTTTGGGGGCTCCCAGTGAGATAATTATGGGCATTGGAGCACCTTTCGAGAAGCTTGGTTGATGCATCCTACCTATGTGCCTTGAGCCTCTTGATGATGGCCTTGGTACTCTCGCCACGGTCCTTGAACAAGTCCTCCAGTGCCATCTCACAGAGCTGGTAGGCATCGAGCACGGCGGCCTGTGACACCTTCGAGCTGTGTGCACCCAGGTTGCCGATCGTGCGCAATGCATGCGGGGTTTCGGAGTGCTCTTTCGAACCGATCTTGTTCGCGAACATGTCGATGCGTGCAGATAGGTCGAGCACCCTGCGCTTGCCGTCCTTGGCTGCATCCTTCTTCTGAATGCGCGTCTTCGCGACACCGAAATGGTCCATCATACGCTCTAGGCTGGTACGCAGCCGTGATGCGCACACGCTGTAGTCGCCCCAATACAGCTCGAAGGACAGCTTCAGCTCCTTCACCACCTCGGCTGGCGTCTTCTAACGACTGAAATTAGCCGCCACCTTGCTCCTCGCGAATTGAGAGACTTTCCATCAAACTCTCTTCCGACCCGAAAAGAGTGAAAGCGTTCAAATTGTACATCTGAAGTTCCCTGAGCACCTTCCTTCGCTCTGTGTGTGGAAGAACGAACTTGAAAATAACGTCCTGCTGAAATTCCGCTTCGGGATCGTAGGGGCGACACACCTTGGAATGCTCAGAGAAGAACGGCCAGTTTTCTTCCCACGTCGTGCAGATCGTATACTGCGACTGCTGAGCAAAATGGCGCTTCGGGCCTTGCACGTACGGCCCTAATAGCGTGATCGCCGGCGAGTCACTTCCCCCGATCTTCATACCGCCGGGACCACGCTCGCGAAACGCAAATATCGCTATGTCCTCTTCACGAGGTTCACGAAAGGCGAAGTAGGCCGCGACGAATGGAGAGGCACTCCAATCGAGCAATGGCGAAGGGAAACCATGATGGCGAAGGTAAGCCATGTATGCGTAGTGCGGGAAACTTCCGAACGTCATCAACCTTGAGAACGAGTCATACCCGCCGCGAAGATTCGCTTGAATTTCGCTGAAGTCGATACCGTCAGGCCAACTCTGACCGGTATAGGTCTGAACTTCGGTTCTGATTTTTAAGATCGTCTCGTAATAATCTTCGATCTCGACCGTATGCTGACTGCGCTCAAGCGTAGTCTGTAATTCCCACTTCGACGAACCGTGACCTCTGAAGAGCAGCTTAGAGCCTTCTGCCTTGTCCAATAATTCGGCGGTGCGCGTTTTGAATTCTTCCCATGTGCAATTGCCATCGATCATCAAAGTACCTTGCGATAGCTGAAGCTGGCACCCGTTATATACACGTCATAAATTGCGGATGATTGAGTTTAGCCCCGTAAAACGTGCATATCTGACAATTACCTTATTACCGATTGAGACAGCCTTAAGCGGAAAGCTAACAGGCCCTGCCGCTTAACCCTCTTTCGGCTTCTTCGCCCGCATCTTCATCTCGCGATACCGCGCCGCCCCGCCTTCGCGGTTGCTCTGCGGGCTGCGCTCCACGGCCATCGCATCATCAGGCACGTCCTTGGTGATGACGGAGCCCGAACCGATATAGGCGCCGTTGCCGATTTTCACCGGCGCCACCAGCGAGGAGTTGGTGCCGATGAAGGCGCCGGTGCCGATCGTGGTCTTGTGCTTGAAGAAGCCGTCATAGTTGCAGGTGACGGTGCCGGCGCCGAGATTGGCGTTGGGGCCGACATGGGCGTCGCCGACATAGGAGAGATGGTTGACCTTGGCGCCCGCCTCGAGCGTCGCGGCCTTGGTCTCCACGAAGTTGCCGATCCGGACGCCGTCGCCGAGCGAGGTGCCGGGGCGCAGGCGGGCATAGGGGCCGACGGACGCCTTCTTGCCGATCGAGGCCTGCACGATGTGCGAGAACGAATGGATCACCGCGCCGTCGGCAATGGTGACGCCGGGGCCGATCACCACGAACGG
This window harbors:
- a CDS encoding DUF4145 domain-containing protein; translated protein: MVKELKLSFELYWGDYSVCASRLRTSLERMMDHFGVAKTRIQKKDAAKDGKRRVLDLSARIDMFANKIGSKEHSETPHALRTIGNLGAHSSKVSQAAVLDAYQLCEMALEDLFKDRGESTKAIIKRLKAHR
- a CDS encoding FRG domain-containing protein, whose amino-acid sequence is MIDGNCTWEEFKTRTAELLDKAEGSKLLFRGHGSSKWELQTTLERSQHTVEIEDYYETILKIRTEVQTYTGQSWPDGIDFSEIQANLRGGYDSFSRLMTFGSFPHYAYMAYLRHHGFPSPLLDWSASPFVAAYFAFREPREEDIAIFAFRERGPGGMKIGGSDSPAITLLGPYVQGPKRHFAQQSQYTICTTWEENWPFFSEHSKVCRPYDPEAEFQQDVIFKFVLPHTERRKVLRELQMYNLNAFTLFGSEESLMESLSIREEQGGG